In the Candidatus Woesearchaeota archaeon genome, one interval contains:
- a CDS encoding stage II sporulation protein M produces MVLESIIKPLQAEKKPWEMFFYGMIVASIGLFLGYWIFKDRADLVMVFLTTFACISIMFHTIRAEEKKDIVLEGEGSILKEHSKLIAFFSFLFLGTMVAWVIWYVVLPTGMTNMLFNQQVSTITEINNPIKGHVTGFAANIGLFNKIFFNNVKVMIFCILFSFFYGSGAIFILMWNSSVVAAAMGGIIRGELAKYTSFGFDSFIAATQISTYSFFRYMIHGLPEMIAYMIAGLAGGIISVAVIRHDLEEDKFQKIMFDSSTLLLLAIFVLLVAGLIEAFITPVLF; encoded by the coding sequence ATGGTTCTAGAGTCAATTATCAAACCACTTCAAGCAGAAAAAAAACCATGGGAAATGTTTTTTTATGGTATGATAGTTGCATCAATTGGACTGTTTCTTGGTTATTGGATTTTCAAAGATCGTGCTGATTTAGTTATGGTTTTCTTAACTACATTTGCATGCATTTCTATAATGTTTCACACAATTCGTGCTGAAGAAAAAAAAGATATAGTTTTAGAGGGTGAAGGATCTATTCTAAAAGAGCATTCTAAATTAATTGCATTTTTCTCATTTTTATTTTTAGGTACTATGGTTGCATGGGTTATTTGGTATGTTGTTTTACCGACTGGAATGACTAATATGTTATTTAATCAACAAGTATCAACAATTACTGAAATTAATAATCCAATTAAAGGTCATGTAACTGGTTTTGCAGCAAACATAGGATTATTCAATAAGATTTTTTTTAATAATGTTAAAGTTATGATTTTTTGTATTTTATTTTCATTCTTTTATGGTTCGGGCGCAATATTTATTTTGATGTGGAATTCATCAGTAGTGGCCGCAGCCATGGGAGGAATCATTCGTGGCGAACTAGCAAAGTATACTTCATTTGGATTTGATTCATTCATTGCAGCAACCCAGATATCAACATATTCTTTTTTTAGATATATGATCCATGGTCTTCCCGAGATGATTGCTTATATGATCGCAGGATTAGCTGGAGGAATAATTAGTGTTGCAGTTATTAGACATGATTTAGAAGAAGATAAATTTCAAAAAATAATGTTTGATTCAAGTACGCTTTTACTTTTAGCAATTTTTGTTCTTTTAGTAGCAGGGCTTATTGAAGCATTTATTACTCCTGTATTATTTTAG
- a CDS encoding translation initiation factor IF-2 subunit beta — MKYEEMLKKARDELPDIAFSAERFEIPKVMGHFQGNKTIISNFHQVAAALTRDANHVLKYVLRELATPGNLTRTALILGSKVPASKINEKIKKYAMEFLLCSECGKPDTKLMKEGPFLYLRCMACGAKHTVKSKI, encoded by the coding sequence ATGAAATATGAAGAAATGCTCAAAAAAGCAAGAGATGAACTGCCCGATATTGCATTTAGTGCAGAAAGATTCGAAATTCCTAAAGTAATGGGACATTTTCAAGGAAATAAAACTATAATTTCTAATTTTCATCAAGTCGCAGCAGCTCTAACAAGAGATGCTAATCATGTTCTAAAATATGTACTTCGTGAACTTGCAACGCCTGGAAATTTAACTAGGACTGCTTTAATACTCGGATCAAAAGTTCCCGCATCAAAAATTAATGAAAAAATCAAAAAATACGCAATGGAATTTTTATTATGTTCTGAATGTGGTAAACCTGATACTAAACTAATGAAAGAAGGTCCATTTTTGTACTTAAGATGTATGGCTTGTGGTGCAAAACACACTGTAAAAAGTAAAATCTAA
- a CDS encoding DUF424 family protein: protein MKLIVGKKTSERGILITITDKDILGKTFEEGDAFLDLSSNYYSGEEMEISDLEKIMKNSYMLIFTGAISVQFAIKHKLISEENVLHIQKIPHAQCVMIG, encoded by the coding sequence ATGAAACTTATTGTTGGCAAGAAAACTTCTGAAAGAGGAATTCTAATTACTATAACTGATAAAGATATTTTAGGTAAAACCTTTGAAGAAGGAGATGCATTTCTCGACTTAAGTTCTAATTATTATTCTGGAGAAGAAATGGAGATTTCTGATTTAGAAAAAATCATGAAAAATTCATATATGTTAATTTTTACTGGTGCAATTTCAGTTCAATTTGCAATCAAACATAAATTAATCTCTGAAGAAAATGTTTTACATATACAAAAAATACCTCATGCGCAATGTGTTATGATTGGATAA
- a CDS encoding YdcF family protein, with protein sequence MASEKILVVLGSGILIKGMPKLMMERIYRAIRLFKTGEYKKIVLSGGIVNLPLPEAELMRVIVSEKIDIKKIIIEDKSQNTIQNAIFVWEKLQKEKIKSITIVSSKFHKRRLEHIFNQVFSHKKIEIKYSYVKHNLPPMLELKLKVNELLYYLALLVRGIK encoded by the coding sequence ATGGCAAGTGAAAAAATATTAGTTGTTTTAGGATCAGGAATTTTAATTAAAGGAATGCCAAAACTTATGATGGAGCGAATCTATAGGGCAATTAGATTGTTTAAAACGGGTGAATATAAAAAAATTGTATTATCTGGTGGTATTGTTAATTTACCATTACCTGAAGCTGAACTTATGCGAGTTATAGTTTCAGAAAAAATTGATATCAAAAAAATTATAATTGAAGATAAATCACAAAATACAATTCAAAATGCGATATTTGTATGGGAAAAATTACAAAAAGAAAAAATTAAATCGATTACAATTGTTAGTTCAAAATTTCATAAACGCAGACTAGAACACATATTTAATCAAGTATTTTCACATAAAAAAATTGAAATTAAATATTCATATGTAAAACATAATTTGCCACCAATGCTTGAATTAAAACTAAAAGTTAATGAATTATTGTATTATTTAGCATTATTGGTTAGAGGAATAAAATGA
- a CDS encoding MoaD/ThiS family protein, whose amino-acid sequence MKVFIEKENKNIEIDFQGTVKNLLLDLKINPETVIVVCNDELVLLDEKLSDFDSVKLLSVVSGG is encoded by the coding sequence ATGAAAGTATTTATTGAAAAAGAAAATAAAAATATTGAAATTGACTTTCAAGGAACTGTTAAAAATCTACTACTGGATTTAAAAATTAATCCAGAAACAGTAATTGTTGTTTGTAATGATGAATTAGTGTTACTTGATGAGAAATTAAGTGATTTTGATAGTGTGAAATTGTTGAGTGTTGTTTCAGGAGGATAA
- a CDS encoding TIGR00269 family protein has protein sequence MKCVECDQKAVSQESKLCKKHFLKYFEKTVFDTIEKYELITPGDNICVATSGGKDSLSVLYLVKKYCEKIDSKGKIVALAIDEGIRSYRKKTLEDLKLFCNTYFIDLKIISFERKFGKKLDQLLKSEKFSHLKPCNICGVLRRYLMNKYSKGYDKLITGHNLDDESQAIMMNFFRAQTEVQAKLGPVTGVKKNKLFTQRVKPLYFCSEKEVATYALLMGFGVGFTECPYVGESYRAQIRDLLNDLGSEVKKNVVHKFINNLEVIKSSVTIEGEVGKCDSCGEPAKREVCNACKLIGMIE, from the coding sequence TTGAAGTGTGTTGAATGTGATCAAAAGGCAGTAAGTCAAGAATCTAAGTTATGCAAAAAACATTTTCTAAAATATTTTGAAAAAACAGTTTTTGATACAATAGAAAAATATGAGTTAATAACTCCAGGTGATAATATTTGTGTTGCTACAAGTGGAGGGAAAGACTCATTATCAGTTTTATATTTAGTAAAAAAATACTGTGAAAAAATTGATAGTAAAGGTAAAATAGTCGCGCTTGCAATAGATGAAGGAATTAGAAGTTATAGGAAGAAAACGCTAGAAGATTTAAAATTATTTTGCAATACTTACTTTATTGATTTAAAAATTATAAGTTTTGAACGAAAATTTGGAAAAAAACTTGATCAATTATTAAAATCAGAAAAATTCAGTCACTTAAAACCTTGCAATATTTGTGGTGTTTTAAGACGATACTTGATGAATAAGTATTCTAAAGGATATGATAAGCTAATTACGGGACATAACTTAGATGATGAATCTCAAGCAATCATGATGAACTTTTTTCGAGCACAAACAGAAGTTCAAGCAAAACTTGGACCTGTAACGGGAGTTAAAAAAAATAAATTGTTTACTCAAAGAGTAAAACCACTATATTTTTGTTCAGAAAAAGAAGTTGCAACATATGCACTTTTAATGGGATTTGGAGTTGGATTTACAGAATGTCCTTATGTTGGAGAATCTTACAGAGCACAAATACGAGATCTATTAAACGATTTAGGGTCAGAAGTTAAAAAAAATGTAGTTCATAAATTTATTAATAATCTCGAAGTGATTAAATCGAGTGTTACGATTGAAGGCGAAGTTGGCAAGTGTGATTCTTGCGGGGAGCCTGCAAAACGAGAGGTTTGTAATGCTTGCAAATTAATCGGAATGATAGAATAG
- a CDS encoding nucleotidyltransferase domain-containing protein, whose protein sequence is MIIKKILSQFVINPSKKWTIRELSLKTTINYRQVYEAIHKLILDGVITYEKVGASKQCAIDISKNEKIFSEVENFRTNQIISKNSSIKLISKLIKELNSCFFICILFGSYANHTQTKKSDLDLLFIIPDLENDENFKKQIKQKLSVLPDKLDINVVQENWYLDMISKPNKYNLANEIIKNHVILFGSEQYYLLFQKNILKGN, encoded by the coding sequence ATGATTATTAAAAAAATTTTATCCCAATTTGTCATTAATCCATCTAAAAAATGGACTATAAGAGAATTATCATTAAAAACTACAATTAATTATCGGCAAGTATACGAAGCTATTCACAAACTAATTTTAGACGGTGTAATAACTTATGAAAAAGTTGGCGCGTCAAAGCAATGTGCTATTGATATTTCAAAAAATGAAAAAATATTTTCAGAAGTAGAAAATTTTCGAACAAACCAAATAATTTCTAAAAATTCATCAATAAAATTAATAAGCAAGTTAATTAAAGAATTAAATAGTTGTTTTTTCATATGCATTTTATTTGGTTCTTATGCAAATCATACTCAAACAAAAAAAAGTGATCTTGATCTGTTGTTCATAATACCTGATTTAGAAAATGATGAAAATTTCAAAAAACAAATCAAACAAAAATTAAGCGTTCTTCCCGACAAATTAGATATTAATGTAGTGCAAGAAAATTGGTATTTAGATATGATATCAAAACCAAATAAATACAATTTAGCAAATGAAATAATAAAAAATCACGTTATTTTATTTGGTTCAGAACAATATTATTTATTATTTCAAAAAAATATTTTAAAAGGTAATTAA